The following nucleotide sequence is from Juglans microcarpa x Juglans regia isolate MS1-56 chromosome 6D, Jm3101_v1.0, whole genome shotgun sequence.
CTGCATTTGTATTGGTTCCCCTGCCCAGTCGAGCAGCAAATGCAAACTTCATATCACCATATTCATCTCGCAATATTCCACCGGCTCCCACCTCACCTGGATTATTTAAACAACTGCCATCAATGTTTAATTTGACCCAACCAGGATTAGGTTTATGCCAAGAGACTGCTATTACTTTTTCCTTGCTACGTAACTTAATCGGCAACTGCAGCAACTTAAGAATTTCCACATCCCGTCATCCCAAGCGAGATCCATCCTTAAGCCTTAATCCAACCCAGTTAATCCATAATTTGATAGACCTCCACAACAAGCCAACTGAATCCTTTCTTCCCTCCATTCGGGACAAACACCTCCAACCCCATAACCTCAACGTGACGATACTCAGAATTAACCCAAGTAAATTCCCCACCTGTGACGTTTTCTTTGTGCGTCTGAACCAAGCCTCAACCGTTGCCTTCCATGACCTGTTAACTACATATGGTACCCCCAGAGCATGAGAACAAATTTTCCAGATAGCCGTAGCCACCTCTCCCCCATACAGGACATGATTCAAGTCCTCCAATGCCCCCTGTCGACAGCACTCGCACTTAGACACCATCGGACTGCCAATATTTCTTATACTTTCATCTACACTGAGACTCTTGAACAAAGCTTTCCACATTAGCACTGAAATCTTTTTTGGTAATGCTGTATGCCAAATCCACTCTGACCATTGTGACTTTGGAACCATCTCACGAACAAGACTCCACgcattttttgttgtaaaacaCCCATCCGATGTGCCCATCCAAATCAATTTATCATTACCAACTCTTGTGCCAAGAATCGTTGAAACAATTAATTCCTATTTCTCTTGGCCTACCAAATGCCATAGAGTATCCACATCCCATCGATTTCCCTCCATACAATCTTTCACAAGTAAAGTTGGATCTGCCACATCCCTCTGTTGATCACATAATGGCCCAGAATCCATCCATCTGTCCCACCAAAAGGAAATATTACCTTCTCTGACCAACCATTTAGAGTTCTTCAACACAAACGGCACTTCACGCACCACCGTCTTCCAAAAACAAGTACCCCTCGATTGTGAAACTAAAGAAATATGTTGCCCTTTCACATATTTGGCCTTAACATATTTTGTCCACAATGAATCTGAATTAATTCAATTCCATGCAAACTTCAAGTGCCGATTTTTGTACATCATATAAATTCCTCAATCCAAGACCCCCCTCATCAACTGGTCTGCAAATATTCTCCCATCTCACCCATTTCCTTTTTAGTTTACCATCAACTGAGCCCCAGAAAAATGAGCTAAATAGTCTGTGTATCGTTGCAATAATCATGTTTGGTACCTTAGTGACAGCCAACAAATGTACTGGTAGACTagataaaacatttctcaacaAAACTAGCCGAGCTCCCGAAGAAAGAAATTTCACTTTCCAACCTTTTATTCTCTGCCGTATCCGTTGCACCAACTCCTCATAATAAATTCCTTTCACCCTTCCAGTTATAATTGGCACCCCAAGGTACTTTGTCGGAAATTGTCCTTCCGTAAATCCCATTATAGCCAACAGTTCACGGTGCCTACGAatcggaattttttttttttgagaaaaaaattgatgacttggATTCATTCACCTTTTGTCCCGACCACGAGGCATATAATCCAAGAATAGCTTTAATTTCTTGCACCGATTGTTTACTCCCATTTGCAAATATCATCATATCATCCACGTAGAGTAAATGAGAAATACAAGGCCCATTTCGTGGGGTCATAAACCCACCAATCTTACCCCTAGCAAATCCTTGTTTGAGGAGCCAAGAAAAAACTTCCTCTAcaagaatgaataaatatggagAAAGAGGGTCCCCTTGCCGCAACCCCCTACCACTCTTAAAATATCCTTTAGCCATCCCATTCATAACAATTGAATACCATGGCATAGTAACACACTAAAAAATCAATTGACAAACTTGAGCCGAAAAACCAAAAGCACTTAACACATGGAACAAGAACTTCCAATCAATCGTATCATAAGTGTTAGCAATATCAACTTTTATCACGATATTTCCCCCACGAACTGGCTTATTTAAATCATGCACCAACTCTTGAGTAAGACTTACgttctcaaaaatactacgcCCAGGAAGGAATGCACCTTGctctaaagaaaataatatgacCCAACACCGAAGATAATCGAGCCACTAATATTTTAGAACATATTTTGTATACCACCAAACAAAGACTAATTGGCCTAAATTTTCCAAAGGACGAAGGATTTGAAACTTTTGGCACAAGAACAATTAATGAAGAAGTATAGAACCTGGGCAATAAAGACCCACAGAAAAATTCAGAAACCGCCTCACTCACGTCGAACTTCACCAACTCCCAACAATGTTGATAAAAACCCGATCCAAACCCATCTAGCCCCGTACTACTATCTACCGGTATTGAAAATAGAGCACGTCTTATTTCTTCCTTCGAAGGATCTCTGcatagattttgattttgattttccatCACCTCAGATTGAATAATACCCAACAACTCTGGCAACGTATTACCCGGACGCTCTTTGAGGAACTCTTCAAAATATAACACTGCCGCATCATGTATAGCTTCAGGAGAGTCCAACACATGCCCATCACTCAATTGCATTTCCTTCACCACATTATTCTTTCGAGCCTTCAAAGAGTTAAAAAACCCAGCATGCACTTCGCCATGCTCCACCCAAGTGGACTTTACTTGTTGTGCCAAACTTAACTCCTCCCTTGCCAACCAAGAAGAAAGCTCAAGTTGCGACGCCAGTAAATTCGCTTCCGCCTCTTCTGAAAAACCTGTTTGCAATCGGGCCTCTCCTTCTGCCACCTTGGCCTTCAAATGTTTTATATGAACACCCGTCCATCCAAAAACTTCCTTATTCAAGCTCCTCAGCATTACCTTAAGAAGTTTTAATTTGCTAGCAAGATGCCATAGCCCCGTGCCACCGACATTTTCCTGCCAAGAAGTAGAAACGCATCTCCAAAAGTCATCATGGAGcgtccacatttgttgaaatttaaaggATGACAGACCATATCTTCCACACGAATCTAACACACCCAGCAACATAGGAGCATGATCCAACTTCCTACGgggtaaatattttaatgataacGACGGGAAGATCTCCAAGCATCTAACACTGCAAAGTGCACGATCAAGCCTAGCCCAGCTTCTTGCCCTCCCCCCCTAACCATTACACCAGGAGAAATTGTTACCACTAAATGGTACCTCAATCAAACCCCCTCATCAATAAACGTGCAGAACTCCTCCATAGCACCAGGAAGCCGTGgatgacccccccccccccaaccccctGATCTCTCCCCATTATTTTGAATGACATTAAAATCGCCAATTACAATACATGGAAACGGCAAAGAAACAAACGTCAGGAGCTCTGCCCATAGCGTTCGACGATCTAAATAAACACATTTGGCATAAACCACCGTTGAAGAGTTTATCAGCAATGTGATTTGTTGACTAGATGCCCCCagtatatttatttgatattccTCATTCCAGAACACCCAAACCCTGCCTGACTGATCCGCATTTGAGTAACATTTATGAAACCGAAACATATTTTTCCAACGAGCTAAGTGTCCCTCCTCCCGAAATGGTTCAGCAACCActaatatttttgaattatacGTCTTCAGCAACGACTGAAGTCATTTTTTCGAGGTACCTAGCCCCGAACATTCCAATATAACAATTTACCAATCATAAATCCAATCTCGAGGGCCTGCTTGGAGCCCTGGAAGAACTACGCAACACACGACCGCTAACCACACCCTTTGGCACCACTTCTGAATCCGATAAACCATCCCGATCCTTACCTAGGTGGGGCAACCCCACCTCTCCATCAGACCTTGATTCCACCAAATCTTCAGATTCTTCAAACACAACCATATGAAAACACTCCTCCACAAACTCACCCTCTTTATTCCTCGGAACCTCACAATCCCCAACCTGCCCCTGTTCTGCACCACACATTTCTAAAGACACACCAGCTTCCTCCAGATCTGATGGAATAGACACATCATTCGCATCCATCCCACTCGACTGCCCTAATAACAACCATCCAGTTGCAATTGACGGATCAAAagacaataaattaataaacccAACCTCATCCGTATTATCAACATTCTTCGAATGATCTGACGCCATCTCCCCCTCTACAAAAGAAGGTAATTTAGTCACTGAAACCCTCTCACCCTCAACACTCGAAATTACCGGCTGCTTGACAAGACCATCTCCCTCTTGATCCTCAGGTTCCTTCTTAGAGTTTTCTAGAACAATCGTAATTTTTGGAACCCAATCCTGCTTAACCACATCCTTTTTCTTCCCCTCCTTTACCACTTTATGAGAAGCCTTGCATGTAGATAGATTATGCCCTTGCACCTTACATTTAGAACAAAAAGCTGGAAGCGTCTCGTAGATTACCTATTGTAAAAAACTCGTAGGATTCTTTGGAGTGCCGATCCAAAAAGATTTTATAGGAACCTGAGATATATTCATCAGAACACAAAGCCTGGCCCCATCCGTTCTCATGGCGCAACAAGTAGCATTGTCTCTACGTAGGAACACACCAATCGGAGCCGAAATATTCTTCAAGAAATCCTCATGATAGAAGTTAGGCGGCATACCAGGTAATGTAATCCATACCGGCACCAAGGATGGTTCCGAATCCTCATTAAAATCGATCGTCCACTGGAATGGCCTATAACCAATACCCTCAATCTCACAACTCTCCCTAGACAATGCTTTTGGGAAGTCCTCCTCATTAGAAAATCTCACAAAGACACATGCCTAGCTTTCCTCATAGCAGACACGACTGGTTGGTGCACCAGCCCCCAACGACCGTGAATGAACGTCCGAATCTTAACAAACGATGGTCGTTGACGTAGAGacttcaatacaatagcaaACCTAAATGGAACCGCCGATCGTTCTAATTCTTCCTTAGAGAACTGAACAAAAACTTCCCCATCAACAATTTTCGGTTGACAAAACGGAACGCACACCTTAGGAAGGGCTTGAGAAGACTTAGAAACCAGATCTGCAAACGTTCGAGGCCCCCCTGTCGACGTCCAAGGGCCCTGACGACCCCAGACGGCAGCCATGCACACAGCCACgcaaaaaccaaaaccctagcagagaaattttttttcctatgccACGTCAGCTTAACACAATGGAAGAATATCTTAATAATCATAGAGAAGCCGTAGTGTAAGTAAATATATGTAGAGATCATCGAGAAGCCATGTCACTAATCACCATatcacaccaaaaaaaaaaaaaaaaaaccatatcaGTGATATTACCTACTGTGTCATGACATTTTCCTTCACTTCCACTTGCCGTGTATATGATTTCTaggttatatttttaattaagtaatgttaggtaaaaattctaaatatttttaggctagtgttttgtaaaattgtagattttataaaaaaagaaaaaaaaaaaccattagttTCTCACACTTTTTCGTGACCAGGTCCACCAGTTTTTATAAAGAATCTCCATAAAACTAGTGCATTtggaataatttgatttttaattgttttatttttaagtcgAAGTGGCCtgtgtatattattttatacattgGTGCCATGCAAACTCAGGCAGATGGGGAAAGAGGGGGCCTGGCCTAGGCTCTaacgaaaaaaatatataatttaatattacattatatatatatattgctcaaTTTGTAAATCTTTCTTagtttttaatacttttattttggttCTTATTCACAATTCATAACGGGTCCCAGCGGTCAATGCTTTTAAATGGATAGTCTTCAGGAGTGCcttatcaaaaattaaaaatttttactaggtactttttatatgagaaattctatttgtaatcTCCACTTGGATATTATATGTGCAGgcattttattaaatgagaaaaagcatcattttagtccggatatttttgtaattttaaaaaattttaaaaataaaattgcctAGATTTACATTCAGTCCTCAAATAGAGATTGTACGTAGCATTTTATATATCATCATATAAGAATTTAGtatcaattaaaatttaatGGTATCTACATTTTATTTTCCTGTTTTATTTCAAGAAATTAGAATACAATATTAACATttgattatttctcttttaaagtttgtaattatatggataaaacatatttaacaaaaaaacttTACATTCACTAAAAAGCTACTACACGATATGTGTAATGCCCCAATctcgaaggtccggagagttagctcttaatatttaatatcaacttcaataacacaactataaaatccagaaaactccataaaatgttaatccatttaatcaatccaaatatctaagttccttcatggggacaacaaagaaattctcaataacataaattagaaattctccaaaagctcgaaaatatccttaactcatcaaatcaaaatacccgaaaaataaattagtttattaactacgactctcaaataagcacttgtactctcaaacacttattccactatgatTATCACACCTTGTTAAAACATCtcactcttgttctccagctgaactatcaaaattatctgaaaaatatatggagataaggagtgagttatcaacaactcagtaagcagaggacatatactagtgtgcaaacatgagcattttcacagagttcagaatgcagaaataaaacatttcagtatcaatatgcaaatctcaaaaatatatattattagaaaatcatagcgacttttcaaacatttatattcagaaaccaacttttcatattcaaagactcctttgacacaacatgacttaacatcttcatcttatcatatcatattcgagtatcatatcagaacagagaccatgtttaacccccgcgGTAGAGTTGTGCATTCTGttgaaagccaagcagaacataaatcaccatggtatcaaagcgattgcactcagaacaaaaaactactattatatcccgtggcagACCAAatgtcactattatctcccgtgacaggTCCATAGATCACTATTGTATCCTGTGATAGGGCCAAACatcactattgtatcccatgacagggtcagaggtcactattatatctcgtgacaatgccacatatcagagcaaaacagaatcagaatcaccatgtCAAAATCAGAATCAGCGTCAGAACtaaatcagaaagtcatgccaaagatttttcagatgccacatcatatcaaagtagagtactgaaattcagatcatttcacattttccaaatgcagattcagaatatcttcacgtcacatgcaaaaattatcaatttttatattcgcttatatttttctgagttcaataacaaaatgccaaaaataagctcacatgccagaaaatattttattattatatagaatttcatgagtaatgcagaacaaataaccgAAGTcgttttagatttcttttcataacaaaacatgcacattttctaaaaaggacctcagttcattttattttttacaaagtctagcataagaatcctgcttacctggacttcttagcttttcagaattttttttttcccaaaattgcCGAATAACTataaatcatcacctataacagtaatcacgtaatttctgtAAATTTCCGATCTAACACGTaactcaatatttaaaacatgaaatgctaaaaataacctattttcttAAACTTCAAAAACTAGCATAAGCCTAAAATATCGTCacttttcaaattaattagtatCCGCTTAATAATCACTTAACCTAATTCCAAATAACAACGAGCCCATCACGTAAGCCAAGCCCACCATTAAAACAAGCCCAACCAAAACTACACGTTAACTCAATATGCTTTGGATGGCTTAGAACTAAAATGGCAAAACTGTAATatcatctcaaaattattcttctttctaTGTAAGGGCTTTACGTGTGAATACTTCCCTATTTTGAAAGGTTACCGAGTGGGAAGGGAGACGTGTTGCAGATCCTTGCTCACTAGAGGGGACCTTGCGACAACGGATCGGGGCGGTACTGGGTGGTCGGCGACGTGAAataacactgagagagagagagagagagagatgagagatgaggGAGACTGAGAGAGCGAGAGAAAAAGAGCAGCATGTGAGGGACTCACCATGAGAGCAGTGACGAAATGGAGACAAGGTGGCTAGGAGCGGCGACAGTGTCGTCTTTTACGGTTGAGGCGAACGGCGTGGGTGGTGGCTTAAGGGTTATGGGTTGGTTGAGTCAAGATTGCTCTATTTTGGGGAGAAAAAACAGAGGTCCTTCGGTGGTAGTGAAGCAGCGTCTTCCATCGTGCAGGGGGCTTGTCGTGTGGGTTGCGGCGTGGAAGAGCTTGGCAGTGGAACTGCCCTTCGGTGGTGGTTGTGAGGTTTGGGCAGGGTGGTTCCGTGCGGTGGACATACGCAGGATTGGCTCTTGGTGGTTGGGTCTCTTGCCGTGTGATTTGAGTGCTTGTGGTGGAGTTTGACCTCTGCtggccgtgggtggtgcacTGCAGAAGTGCACGGTGCGGGGCGGAGGACGGTGTAGTGGTGGACTGCAGTGGACAGGCAGCTATGCGTGGGTTGCTGCGGCAGAGTATGGGACAAAGAATGAGTGGACTGACGGCTTGTAGAGGGTTGTTTAGGGTTGCTTCTATGGTGGAAAGAGGCGTGAAGTAGGAAGAAAAAAACAGTAACGTGCAGGAGGTGATTCActgaaaaaaaacattataggTTGCGGCAACCACTTTTGCTCGAGAGAAAAACATCTATTTATAGAGTTGATTGGGAAAACCTAGATGAGAACAAAAAGGAGGGTAACCGTGCATGAGATACGTGCATGGCATCAAACATGGAACGTGCCTTGACGTGGAAACGGATTCCTGGCTTCATGGGCTTGGGTATTGAGCATTGATTgggttcttatttttttcccccGAGTTTTGGGCTCACGATTCAACCTCTGAAATAAACTACCTTGGTGCTGGACctgggtgttacattctcctcCCCTTAAAAAAATCTTGTCCTCGAAATTTAATAATACCTCAAGCAACATCTACATGCTTAACCATCATATTCCAATCCACGCTCATTTAAATCCTCAATAATTACATGAAACGTAATATTCCAACACTCTAGCTTACTAATAACTTCActgggtgtttttttttttaaatctcatgaTCCTCTTGTAGTACCTATTCATGTACAATATTTCATTCTTCATACATTCTGGGATCTCAATCATGTAAGAAAAAGTATAACCTTCAAAAATGGAGTTAAAAAACCTATTGAtacctccatttttttttcttaaacaagCAAAATGTCTGCAATCCACTCCTCGCTCTTCTAAACTATAAAACTTGGCAAAACGCCAATAAAGTACAAGGATGGCTAACCCGAAGCCAAATAAAGCAATTGCCTTCATAGAGAAAGGGGTAGTCTACTACCTCTATCGTGTTAAAATTGGGCCTACACTGTATTGTGTTGATTCTTGCCTCGTACTGCTGAATTAATCCTCTGAGGCAGGTTGGGGTTCACACTCGCATTTGATTGCCTTGGAAAATCTTTGACGAGGTGGCTATGCTTACCACATCAAAAACACCATCCGGTTTCTCTTCTGCATTTTCCAAAGTGTACCATATTGCATGAGTTGCAGGGGTTAATTCTTTGAGTGTCTTGAACTTGTCTCTCATCCGAGTTGTTTGCTACAAACCTCCTCTTCCATGGTTCTCGATTCTCGCGAGAGGGAAACTCTAACGATGTCGACCTCTTCCTCTGATTTCGAAGTTCAGCACTTCTCTTAAGGCTTCGCTCGAGTATGGTGGCCTTATCTACTAACTCTGAGAAATTCTGGATCTGGAGGGCTACCACACGCTCATATATCTAGTTATTTAGTCCCTCCTCAAATTTTCGGGTCTTCTTCTCCTCACTGGGAATCAGATATGAGGCAAAGCGTGATAGTTCAACAAATCTGGCCGCTTACTGGTGCACCGTCATAGTACCCTGCACTAAGTCAGAAATATCCTTGGCCCTAGCGTCCCTAATCGATCTTGGAAAGAAACGGTCAAAGAAAATCTGCTTGAAGTGGGGCCAGCTAACCActcccctcccatcagcttccctaATGGTTCTCTCTGATATCCACCATCTTTTAGCCTCACCGGTTAGCTTGAAGGCGGAGTACAATATTTTCTGTTCGTCAGTACAATTCAAGACACGAAGTATCACCTCAAATTCCTGGATCCAATCCTTAGCTAAGGTTGGGTCGCCACGACCATCAAAAGTGGGAGGGTGCATCTGATTGAACTGCTCTATGGTGCATCCATCCTCTTCATTTCCTGCATTCAAGCCCCCAACATTTTGAACACGACGTCGAGCAGCCATCCTGGAAGACTCATCCTTGGTTAAATGtttcaaaggaagaaaataataaaataataattgccCATAAAATATAACTACCAATTAATCTATATATCACGAATTGGTAATCTATTCCCTGAAGTCCGCATAAACcccatttcaaaaaattatttcctaaagtCCATTAAATTTCAAGACCTCATATATCAGAGTCTATGGAACTTCAAACCTGTCTTTTAATCAAGCttataaaatctaaaccttaaatacaaatttcatcATCTCCTAgtcctcaaatttctacacCTCAAATCAGAAGTTACACCCTAAACCCACAATATCAAAACCTCATACgttatagtctgcagaacctcaaacctggctTTCGGTTAAACTTATATcaatttcaaaatctaaaccGTAAATCATATCCAAGTTGTGTCTAATAGCCTACAGTATAAGCCAATcgaatctaaaacctcaaattccATCAAACTCCttattatagtatgcagaatctcaaacctgtctctgataaCAATTGTAATGccccgatcccgaaggtccgaagagttagctcttaatacttaatatcaaattcaataacacaactataaaatccagaaaactctataaaatgttaatccatttaatcaatccaaatatctaagttccttcataggacaacaaagaaattctcaataacataaattagaaattctccaaaaactcgaaaatataattaactcatcaaatcaaaatacccaaaaaataaatcagtttactaactatgactctcaaataagcacttgtaccgtTAGGCACTTATTCTattacgatcatcacaccttgctaaaacttcctactcttgttctccagctgaaccatcaaaattatttgaaaaatatatggagataaggggtgagttttcaactactcagtaagcagaggacatatactagtgtgtaaacatgagcattttcacagagtttagaatgcagaaataaaacatttcaatattaatatgcaaaactcaaaactacatattataagaaaatcatagcgacttttcaaacatttcatattcagaaaccaacttttcatattcaaagactcatttggcacaacatgactgaacattttcatcttattatatcatatcaaagcatcatatcaaaacagagaccatgtttaacacCTATGGTAGGGTTGGGCATTCTGaggaaagccaagcagaacataaatcaccatattATCAAAGCGATTTCAttcagaacagaaaaccactattatatctcgtggcgggccagaggtcatattatctcccgtgacagggtcagaggtcactattgtatcccgtgacatgGCCAGAGGTCAGTGTtttatcccgtgacagggccagaggttactattcaatcccgtgacagggccacatatcagagcaaaataGAATCACCATGTCAGAATTAGAATTAGAGCCAGAACtaaatcagaaagtcatgccaaaggtttttcagatgccacatcatatcaaagcaAAGTACtcaaattcagatcatttcacatttttcaaaactagattcagaatatcttcacgtcacatgcaaaaattatcaatttttatcttcgcttatatttttctgagttcaataatagaatgcaaaaaataagctcatgtctacaccagtcatgctagaaaatactttattcttatacagaatttcatgagtaatgcagaacaaataactaa
It contains:
- the LOC121235419 gene encoding uncharacterized protein LOC121235419 is translated as MAARRRVQNVGGLNAGNEEDGCTIEQFNQMHPPTFDGRGDPTLAKDWIQEFEVILRVLNCTDEQKILYSAFKLTGEAKRWWISERTIREADGRGVVSWPHFKQIFFDRFFPRSIRDARAKDISDLVQGTMTVHQ